From the Fulvia fulva chromosome 2, complete sequence genome, one window contains:
- a CDS encoding Cell polarity protein alp11, whose product MAAAADIPLLVRSENSSSERRVSPAWTITHLKDRLEPITGVPASCQKLSLKLASHPPQSIEAQDEDGTQIGAWPLQAYAELQVLDTRPPGVRTNYTDVSSVQKYEMTSADYESRTDSVLAWKKAQKLGRFDPDAPSIEQQKVKATYQEVEQRGIKPGKRCRLLPDTDHRRGTVQYVGDLPEIVGSVGAWVGVALDEPTGKNDGSIKEKRYFECQPNFGVFVRAERVEAGEFPVLDEFADEDDEF is encoded by the exons ATGGCGGCGGCAGCTGATATTCCCCTCTTGGTACGCTCCGAGAATTCTTCCTCAGAGCGCCGTGTCTCGCCAGCCTGGACAATCACCCACTTGAAAGATCGACTCGAGCCCATCACCGGCGTGCCTGCCTCGTGTCAGAAACTGAGTCTCAAGCTTGCCTCCCACCCGCCACAATCGATCGAGGCGCAGGACGAAGACGGCACACAAATAGGTGCTTGGCCACTGCAGGCATATGCAGAACTCCAG GTTCTTGACACTAGGCCGCCAGGAGTGCGGACTAACTATACCGATGTCTCCTCTGTCCAAAAATATGAGATGACCAGCGCGGATTATGAAAGCCGCACAGACAGTGTATTGGCTTGGAAGAAAGCGCAGAAACTGGGACGCTTCGATCCGGACGCACCGAGCATTGAACAGCAGAAAGTCAAAGCCACGTACCAGGAAGTCGAGCAGCGCGGCATCAAGCCAGGGAAGCGGTGTCGCCTACTCCCAGACACTGATCATCGACGTGGCACAGTACAATACGTCGGTGACCTTCCAGAGATCGTAGGAAGCGTGGGTGCCTGGGTCGGTGTAGCACTTGACGAACCTACCGGGAAGAACGATGGCAGCATCAAAGAGAAGCGCTACTTCGAGTGCCAGCCCAACTTTGGTGTCTTTGTTCGAGCAGAACGCGTCGAGGCTGGCGAATTCCCGGTGCTCGACGAATTTGCCGATGAGGACGACGAGTTCTAG